AGGAAGTCCGGCTTCCACATCGGCTTGGGTAAAAGGCTTTCCGTCGATGAAGGAGAAGTCAAAGATGTCCCAGAAGACCTCATCCACCAACATCTTGTCGAACCTCTGCAAGTCATCACTCCCGACCTGTGTCGTCATGGCATAAGAGTCATAGAAGAACGAGACTATCGAGACCGCTTCGGGGGTCTTGAGGGGCTTGAAGCACTCCTTGGCCAAGGTATAAGAGAGGGCCGCATTGGCAGAGTTGGACTCCTTGGGATCCTCCTTGTGAAGTGCGGTCATAGTCTTGACATAGAGCATACGGTCACGATTGACCTCCGGAGCATAGGGTGCATTTTTCACCTCATGCGCCATGACCATCACCATGATCATACATATCGCAAGGGCAGTCCCCAAGATCGAGATAGTACTCAGGATGGGATTTTCCTTGAGCAGCCGCCATGTCTGTTTGAAGTATATCTTTATCATATCAGTCATAAATTCGTTTTGTTTGTCATCGAAGGAGAGGGCAAAGGGAACCCTTGTCCCTCGGTTGTCTCATACTACCGAAGATTTTCCGATGCCTGACAGAATGTATTCTGTCCCATGTCGGAATACATTCTGTCAAGCGACAAAAAACTCTCCCTCGGCATCAAGAGACCTGACGGCCGTCGAGGAAGCGGACGATGCGTGAAGTCTCCTCTGCCTTACCCTCATCGTGGGTCACCATGACGATGGTACGGCCATCTTCCTTGTTGAGCTGATGGAGAAGGCCCATGACCTCAGCCCCCATCTTCGAGTCGAGATTACCCGTAGGCTCATCGGCAAGGATGATCGAGGGGTTGCCGATGATGGCACGAGCGATGGCCACACGCTGACACTGACCACCCGAGAGCTGTGCAGGGAAGTGGCGCATACGGTGGGAGAGCCCTACCTTTTCGAGGACCTCCTTGGCGAGTCTGTGGCGTTCGCTCGCACTGACCTTGCGATAGAGGAGTGGGAGCTCGACATTGTCGATGACGTTGAGCGAATTGATGAGGTGGAAGCTCTGGAAGACGAAGCCGAGGTTTTCGTTGCGGAACTTTGCCAGATCCTTGTCCTTCATCTTATCGGTCTCGATGCCATTGAGGATGACACGTCCCGAAGTAGGATTGTCGAGGAGTCCCATGACATTGAGCAGGGTGGACTTGCCACAGCCCGAAGGCCCCATGACGGCAAGGAACTCGCCCTCATCGACTTGGAGATTGACATTTTCGAGCGCGACGGTCTCTATTTCTTCAGTGCGGTAAATCTTGTGAACTTGTTCGAGTGAAATGATCTTTTTCATGTCTGTAAGTATTTAATATTATTGATTATTATTCGTTTCTGAGGGCATCCACGGGATTGAGAGCCGCAGCCTTGTGTGCAGGTATCCATGCACTGAGAGCTGTGATCGCACCAAGGAGGATGAGGGTAAGGGCATTGGCGATGATGAAACGCCACCACTTGTTGCCCGTGATGTAATGGATCGACTCTTCTCCCAGCAGGTCGTTTTGGACAATATCCGCCTGACAGATACCGATATTGATGAGTAGCGCAGGGATGGCCGCCAAGCAAAGGATGAGGAGTGCCTCGATGATGAACTGTGCCTGTACCTTGCGACGTGACGAGCCGAGTGCCATACGCA
This is a stretch of genomic DNA from Porphyromonas cangingivalis. It encodes these proteins:
- a CDS encoding ABC transporter ATP-binding protein is translated as MKKIISLEQVHKIYRTEEIETVALENVNLQVDEGEFLAVMGPSGCGKSTLLNVMGLLDNPTSGRVILNGIETDKMKDKDLAKFRNENLGFVFQSFHLINSLNVIDNVELPLLYRKVSASERHRLAKEVLEKVGLSHRMRHFPAQLSGGQCQRVAIARAIIGNPSIILADEPTGNLDSKMGAEVMGLLHQLNKEDGRTIVMVTHDEGKAEETSRIVRFLDGRQVS